A window from Pongo abelii isolate AG06213 chromosome 6, NHGRI_mPonAbe1-v2.0_pri, whole genome shotgun sequence encodes these proteins:
- the LOC103891193 gene encoding T-box transcription factor TBX1-like — MMGLGAMEQGAALIGEAPADREPTEGVGGSGMAGCRSRALSRALSRALPRGKAAKAQREIEHSAGRLALLGDPVHPPQTLARVLSPSLPGRQGRPAAPSAEPAKPTPTRNSSWPAGAARSPGSRSRLSLHTSPQA, encoded by the coding sequence atgatgggactgggtgccatggagcagggggcggcgctcatcgGGGAAGCTCCGGCCGATCGggagcccacggagggggtgggaggctcaggcatggcgggctgcaggtcccgagccctgtcCCGAGCCctgtcccgagccctgccccgcgggaaggcagctaaggcccagcgagaaatcgagcacagcgccggtaggctggcactgctgggggacccagtacaccctccgcagacgctggcccgggtgctaagcccctcactgcccgggcggcagggccggccggctgctccgagtgccgagcccgccaagcccacgcccacccggaactccagctggcccgcaggcgccgcgcgcagccccggttcccgctcgcgcctctcccttcacacctccccgcaagcttaa